The nucleotide window GCTGGTCACGACGTTGCGGTTGGACGGCCCCGACGGCTGGCAGCCGCTGACGCTGCACAACCTTCCTGTACCGAAAGGCGCTGCCGGTGCGGCGCCGGTTGTAGACTCGCACCTGCTCGACGCGGCGATGGCCACGACCGCCGCGCCCACCTACTTCGCCCCGTGGAAGCACACCGAACTCGGCTACTGTGTTGACGGCGGGGTGTTCGCGAACAACCCGGCGGCGCTGGCCCTCTCGGCGGCGCTCGCGGCCCGACACGATTTGCAATCGATTTCGGTGCTGTCGGTCGGAACGGGTGGGGTGTTGAACCGATACCCGATTGAGAAATTGAAGGTTCCACCGCCCAACATGGGCATCTTGGCGTGGATGTGGCCGGCGGCCGTGAAGTCGTTCGACACGCCCGAAATGCCGCTGCTCAACGCGATGCTGGACGGCACCGCCGCCGCCGACGAACTGGTTTGCCGCGGGATGCTGGGCAACCGGTACCGGCGTCTTCAGCCGCGGCTGCCGGAGGTCATCGCAATGGACGAGGCCGACGCCCCGGACCGGCTGGAAAAGGTGGCCACCGCGTTCACCACCGACCCGCGTGCCCGAGACGAGTGGAAGAAGACGGTGGAATGGGTCCGTGAGCAAATCGAAGAGGCGTAACCGGTCCATCGCTAACCAAGCACTCGTTCGCGAGTTATGAATACGCTTGTCCATTTTATGTTATATCTTCCAGTATAATTAAACGGCGAAATGTTAGTTCGCCAAGTCCCCGTTCATCTCGGTAGGCCCACTTAGCCGCCGTTCGACGCGGAAGGCTCGTTCTGCCCGCACCTACCGCAATCCCCGCAGGAGCGAGGTGGGCCTGCGGAGATCACCAGATCGGTGGCTTGATGCCCTGCCTACGCACCGTGAACCCCGTGCCTCTACCACAGGTACGCTTTGGCCAGTCGCTTCAGCATGAGTTTCCTCAATCACAGTGCCCGCGGTCGAACAATAGAGTCGCTGCACAATAGTCCCAGTTTCGCGCGCAACTGCTTTCGAATCTTGATCTTATGGCAAGAATCGGGCCGAGATGCAAAA belongs to Gemmata obscuriglobus and includes:
- a CDS encoding patatin-like phospholipase family protein, producing the protein MPKRYLILACDGGGMRGYLTARLIQELDAALGGALLRRVDLFAGTSTGGLLALGLAARKPEQGAAALKDLVRLYKVQGASAFKSVRPEELVGRLKLELGVAGFTVKVDLAGVLEQGLDALQSQLDVSPKGLNRAQLGAFLGARYSNDDPGAGLQKLVKAFVGTDTRLSLLPRNVLVTTLRLDGPDGWQPLTLHNLPVPKGAAGAAPVVDSHLLDAAMATTAAPTYFAPWKHTELGYCVDGGVFANNPAALALSAALAARHDLQSISVLSVGTGGVLNRYPIEKLKVPPPNMGILAWMWPAAVKSFDTPEMPLLNAMLDGTAAADELVCRGMLGNRYRRLQPRLPEVIAMDEADAPDRLEKVATAFTTDPRARDEWKKTVEWVREQIEEA